In Puntigrus tetrazona isolate hp1 chromosome 22, ASM1883169v1, whole genome shotgun sequence, one genomic interval encodes:
- the slc6a6b gene encoding solute carrier family 6 member 6b isoform X2, whose product MKEIMAQKEKLQCLKDFHKDILKPSPGKSPGTRPEDEAEGKHPQREKWASKLDFLLSVAGGFVGLGNVWRFPYLCYKNGGGAFLIPYFIFLFGGGLPVFFLEVALGQFTSEGGITCWEKLCPIFTGIGYASIVIVSLLNIYYIVILAWGLYYLFQCFQPELPWASCNNKWNTENCVEDTLRKNKTLWGAANATNFTSPVTEFWERNVLSISDGIEQVGHIKWDLALCLLAVWVICFFCIWKGVKSTGKVVYVTATFPFVMLIVLLVRGVTLPGAAEGIKFYLYPNVTRLGDPEVWIDAGTQIFFSYAICLGAMTSLGSYNKYKYNCYRDCLLLGGLNSATSFVSGFAIFSVLGFMAQEQGVDIADVAESGPGLAFIAYPKAVSMMPLPTFWAILFFIMLLLLGLDSQFVEVEGQITSLVDLYPSFLRKGYRREIFIAIVCFVSYLLGLTMVTEGGMYVFQLFDYYAASGVCLLWVAFFECIAVAWVYGADNFYDAIEEMIGYRPNPWMKWSWTVVTPFLCVGCFVFSLVKYTPLRYNKVYEYPDWSIGVGWTLALTSMICIPMVVVIKIIQSDGPLIERIKAVAAPVRGGASSCPQDYQPKCNELAQPLDPNWNGGLTKPTHTIVETMM is encoded by the exons ATGAAGGAAAT CATGGCCCAGAAGGAGAAACTTCAGTGTCTCAAAGACTTCCACAAAGACATTCTGAAACCCTCCCCGGGAAAGAGCCCAGGCACGAGGCCGGAGGATGAAGCAGAGGGGAAACACCCCCAAAGGGAAAAGTGGGCTAGCAAGCTTGACTTTCTTCTGTCAGTCGCCGGGGGCTTCGTTGGTTTAGGCAACGTCTGGCGGTTCCCGTACCTCTGCTACAAAAATGGCGGAG GTGCTTTTCTCATCCCATACTTCATCTTCTTGTTTGGTGGAGGACTGCCTGTATTCTTCCTGGAGGTGGCACTTGGTCAGTTCACCTCTGAGGGAGGAATCACCTGTTGGGAAAAACTTTGCCCCATATTTACAG GTATCGGCTATGCGTCCATAGTGATCGTTTCTCTGCTGAACATCTACTACATTGTGATTCTGGCCTGGGGCTTGTACTACCTGTTCCAGTGCTTTCAGCCAGAGCTTCCCTGGGCAAGCTGCAACAACAAATGGAACACAGAAAATTGTGTGGAGGATACCCTCCGCAAAAACAAGACACTCTGGGGGGCTGCAAACGCAACTAACTTCACTTCCCCCGTCACTGAGTTCTGGGA GCGAAATGTTCTCAGCATCTCAGATGGTATCGAGCAGGTGGGTCATATTAAGTGGGACCTGGCTCTGTGTCTGCTCGCTGTGTGGGTCATCTGTTTCTTCTGCATCTGGAAAGGTGTTAAGTCCACCGGGAAG GTTGTGTACGTCACAGCAACATTCCCATTTGTCATGCTAATTGTCCTGCTTGTACGGGGTGTCACTCTTCCTGGGGCAGCAGAGGGCATCAAATTTTATCTGTACCCAAATGTAACTCGCCTGGGAGACCCAGAG GTGTGGATTGATGCCGGGACACAGATTTTCTTCTCTTACGCCATCTGTCTTGGAGCCATGACGTCACTGGGAAGCTACAACAAGTACAAATACAACTGCTACAG GGACTGTTTGCTGCTGGGAGGCCTGAACAGCGCTACCAGTTTTGTGTCTGGCTTCGCAATATTTTCCGTCCTGGGCTTCATGGCACAAGAGCAAGGGGTGGACATAGCCGATGTGGCAGAGTCAG GTCCTGGCTTGGCCTTCATTGCTTACCCTAAAGCTGTGTCTATGATGCCACTTCCTACATTTTGGGCAATTCTTTTCTTCATTATGCTTCTGCTGTTGGGTCTCGACAGTCAG TTTGTCGAAGTGGAAGGGCAGATCACATCCCTAGTGGATCTGTATCCATCCTTCCTAAGGAAGGGTTATCGGCGTGAAATCTTCATAGCTATAGTCTGTTTTGTGAGCTACCTGTTGGGACTTACCATGGTCACCGAG GGTGGCATGTATGTGTTTCAACTCTTTGACTACTATGCAGCCAGCGGCGTGTGCCTTTTATGGGTTGCATTCTTTGAATGTATTGCTGTAGCCTGGGTTTATG GCGCTGATAATTTCTATGATGCAATTGAAGAGATGATTGGTTACAGACCAAATCCCTGGATGAAGTGGAGCTGGACTGTAGTCACACCTTTTCTGTGTGTG GGATGCTTTGTCTTCTCATTGGTCAAGTACACGCCCTTGAGATACAACAAAGTCTACGAGTACCCGGACTGGTCCATTGGAGTCGGTTGGACCCTCGCCCTCACGTCCATGATCTGCATACCGATGGTGGTTGTGATCAAAATCATTCAATCAGATGGACCCCTCATAGAG AGGATCAAAGCGGTGGCAGCACCCGTGAGGGGAGGAGCCAGTTCTTGTCCCCAAGACTACCAGCCTAAATGCAATGAGCTGGCGCAGCCGCTGGACCCCAACTGGAACGGAGGCTTGACGAAGCCCACCCACACCATCGTAGAGACTATGATGTGA
- the slc6a6b gene encoding solute carrier family 6 member 6b isoform X1 gives MVTHVERQSMAQKEKLQCLKDFHKDILKPSPGKSPGTRPEDEAEGKHPQREKWASKLDFLLSVAGGFVGLGNVWRFPYLCYKNGGGAFLIPYFIFLFGGGLPVFFLEVALGQFTSEGGITCWEKLCPIFTGIGYASIVIVSLLNIYYIVILAWGLYYLFQCFQPELPWASCNNKWNTENCVEDTLRKNKTLWGAANATNFTSPVTEFWERNVLSISDGIEQVGHIKWDLALCLLAVWVICFFCIWKGVKSTGKVVYVTATFPFVMLIVLLVRGVTLPGAAEGIKFYLYPNVTRLGDPEVWIDAGTQIFFSYAICLGAMTSLGSYNKYKYNCYRDCLLLGGLNSATSFVSGFAIFSVLGFMAQEQGVDIADVAESGPGLAFIAYPKAVSMMPLPTFWAILFFIMLLLLGLDSQFVEVEGQITSLVDLYPSFLRKGYRREIFIAIVCFVSYLLGLTMVTEGGMYVFQLFDYYAASGVCLLWVAFFECIAVAWVYGADNFYDAIEEMIGYRPNPWMKWSWTVVTPFLCVGCFVFSLVKYTPLRYNKVYEYPDWSIGVGWTLALTSMICIPMVVVIKIIQSDGPLIERIKAVAAPVRGGASSCPQDYQPKCNELAQPLDPNWNGGLTKPTHTIVETMM, from the exons CATGGCCCAGAAGGAGAAACTTCAGTGTCTCAAAGACTTCCACAAAGACATTCTGAAACCCTCCCCGGGAAAGAGCCCAGGCACGAGGCCGGAGGATGAAGCAGAGGGGAAACACCCCCAAAGGGAAAAGTGGGCTAGCAAGCTTGACTTTCTTCTGTCAGTCGCCGGGGGCTTCGTTGGTTTAGGCAACGTCTGGCGGTTCCCGTACCTCTGCTACAAAAATGGCGGAG GTGCTTTTCTCATCCCATACTTCATCTTCTTGTTTGGTGGAGGACTGCCTGTATTCTTCCTGGAGGTGGCACTTGGTCAGTTCACCTCTGAGGGAGGAATCACCTGTTGGGAAAAACTTTGCCCCATATTTACAG GTATCGGCTATGCGTCCATAGTGATCGTTTCTCTGCTGAACATCTACTACATTGTGATTCTGGCCTGGGGCTTGTACTACCTGTTCCAGTGCTTTCAGCCAGAGCTTCCCTGGGCAAGCTGCAACAACAAATGGAACACAGAAAATTGTGTGGAGGATACCCTCCGCAAAAACAAGACACTCTGGGGGGCTGCAAACGCAACTAACTTCACTTCCCCCGTCACTGAGTTCTGGGA GCGAAATGTTCTCAGCATCTCAGATGGTATCGAGCAGGTGGGTCATATTAAGTGGGACCTGGCTCTGTGTCTGCTCGCTGTGTGGGTCATCTGTTTCTTCTGCATCTGGAAAGGTGTTAAGTCCACCGGGAAG GTTGTGTACGTCACAGCAACATTCCCATTTGTCATGCTAATTGTCCTGCTTGTACGGGGTGTCACTCTTCCTGGGGCAGCAGAGGGCATCAAATTTTATCTGTACCCAAATGTAACTCGCCTGGGAGACCCAGAG GTGTGGATTGATGCCGGGACACAGATTTTCTTCTCTTACGCCATCTGTCTTGGAGCCATGACGTCACTGGGAAGCTACAACAAGTACAAATACAACTGCTACAG GGACTGTTTGCTGCTGGGAGGCCTGAACAGCGCTACCAGTTTTGTGTCTGGCTTCGCAATATTTTCCGTCCTGGGCTTCATGGCACAAGAGCAAGGGGTGGACATAGCCGATGTGGCAGAGTCAG GTCCTGGCTTGGCCTTCATTGCTTACCCTAAAGCTGTGTCTATGATGCCACTTCCTACATTTTGGGCAATTCTTTTCTTCATTATGCTTCTGCTGTTGGGTCTCGACAGTCAG TTTGTCGAAGTGGAAGGGCAGATCACATCCCTAGTGGATCTGTATCCATCCTTCCTAAGGAAGGGTTATCGGCGTGAAATCTTCATAGCTATAGTCTGTTTTGTGAGCTACCTGTTGGGACTTACCATGGTCACCGAG GGTGGCATGTATGTGTTTCAACTCTTTGACTACTATGCAGCCAGCGGCGTGTGCCTTTTATGGGTTGCATTCTTTGAATGTATTGCTGTAGCCTGGGTTTATG GCGCTGATAATTTCTATGATGCAATTGAAGAGATGATTGGTTACAGACCAAATCCCTGGATGAAGTGGAGCTGGACTGTAGTCACACCTTTTCTGTGTGTG GGATGCTTTGTCTTCTCATTGGTCAAGTACACGCCCTTGAGATACAACAAAGTCTACGAGTACCCGGACTGGTCCATTGGAGTCGGTTGGACCCTCGCCCTCACGTCCATGATCTGCATACCGATGGTGGTTGTGATCAAAATCATTCAATCAGATGGACCCCTCATAGAG AGGATCAAAGCGGTGGCAGCACCCGTGAGGGGAGGAGCCAGTTCTTGTCCCCAAGACTACCAGCCTAAATGCAATGAGCTGGCGCAGCCGCTGGACCCCAACTGGAACGGAGGCTTGACGAAGCCCACCCACACCATCGTAGAGACTATGATGTGA
- the slc6a6b gene encoding solute carrier family 6 member 6b isoform X3 — MAQKEKLQCLKDFHKDILKPSPGKSPGTRPEDEAEGKHPQREKWASKLDFLLSVAGGFVGLGNVWRFPYLCYKNGGGAFLIPYFIFLFGGGLPVFFLEVALGQFTSEGGITCWEKLCPIFTGIGYASIVIVSLLNIYYIVILAWGLYYLFQCFQPELPWASCNNKWNTENCVEDTLRKNKTLWGAANATNFTSPVTEFWERNVLSISDGIEQVGHIKWDLALCLLAVWVICFFCIWKGVKSTGKVVYVTATFPFVMLIVLLVRGVTLPGAAEGIKFYLYPNVTRLGDPEVWIDAGTQIFFSYAICLGAMTSLGSYNKYKYNCYRDCLLLGGLNSATSFVSGFAIFSVLGFMAQEQGVDIADVAESGPGLAFIAYPKAVSMMPLPTFWAILFFIMLLLLGLDSQFVEVEGQITSLVDLYPSFLRKGYRREIFIAIVCFVSYLLGLTMVTEGGMYVFQLFDYYAASGVCLLWVAFFECIAVAWVYGADNFYDAIEEMIGYRPNPWMKWSWTVVTPFLCVGCFVFSLVKYTPLRYNKVYEYPDWSIGVGWTLALTSMICIPMVVVIKIIQSDGPLIERIKAVAAPVRGGASSCPQDYQPKCNELAQPLDPNWNGGLTKPTHTIVETMM, encoded by the exons ATGGCCCAGAAGGAGAAACTTCAGTGTCTCAAAGACTTCCACAAAGACATTCTGAAACCCTCCCCGGGAAAGAGCCCAGGCACGAGGCCGGAGGATGAAGCAGAGGGGAAACACCCCCAAAGGGAAAAGTGGGCTAGCAAGCTTGACTTTCTTCTGTCAGTCGCCGGGGGCTTCGTTGGTTTAGGCAACGTCTGGCGGTTCCCGTACCTCTGCTACAAAAATGGCGGAG GTGCTTTTCTCATCCCATACTTCATCTTCTTGTTTGGTGGAGGACTGCCTGTATTCTTCCTGGAGGTGGCACTTGGTCAGTTCACCTCTGAGGGAGGAATCACCTGTTGGGAAAAACTTTGCCCCATATTTACAG GTATCGGCTATGCGTCCATAGTGATCGTTTCTCTGCTGAACATCTACTACATTGTGATTCTGGCCTGGGGCTTGTACTACCTGTTCCAGTGCTTTCAGCCAGAGCTTCCCTGGGCAAGCTGCAACAACAAATGGAACACAGAAAATTGTGTGGAGGATACCCTCCGCAAAAACAAGACACTCTGGGGGGCTGCAAACGCAACTAACTTCACTTCCCCCGTCACTGAGTTCTGGGA GCGAAATGTTCTCAGCATCTCAGATGGTATCGAGCAGGTGGGTCATATTAAGTGGGACCTGGCTCTGTGTCTGCTCGCTGTGTGGGTCATCTGTTTCTTCTGCATCTGGAAAGGTGTTAAGTCCACCGGGAAG GTTGTGTACGTCACAGCAACATTCCCATTTGTCATGCTAATTGTCCTGCTTGTACGGGGTGTCACTCTTCCTGGGGCAGCAGAGGGCATCAAATTTTATCTGTACCCAAATGTAACTCGCCTGGGAGACCCAGAG GTGTGGATTGATGCCGGGACACAGATTTTCTTCTCTTACGCCATCTGTCTTGGAGCCATGACGTCACTGGGAAGCTACAACAAGTACAAATACAACTGCTACAG GGACTGTTTGCTGCTGGGAGGCCTGAACAGCGCTACCAGTTTTGTGTCTGGCTTCGCAATATTTTCCGTCCTGGGCTTCATGGCACAAGAGCAAGGGGTGGACATAGCCGATGTGGCAGAGTCAG GTCCTGGCTTGGCCTTCATTGCTTACCCTAAAGCTGTGTCTATGATGCCACTTCCTACATTTTGGGCAATTCTTTTCTTCATTATGCTTCTGCTGTTGGGTCTCGACAGTCAG TTTGTCGAAGTGGAAGGGCAGATCACATCCCTAGTGGATCTGTATCCATCCTTCCTAAGGAAGGGTTATCGGCGTGAAATCTTCATAGCTATAGTCTGTTTTGTGAGCTACCTGTTGGGACTTACCATGGTCACCGAG GGTGGCATGTATGTGTTTCAACTCTTTGACTACTATGCAGCCAGCGGCGTGTGCCTTTTATGGGTTGCATTCTTTGAATGTATTGCTGTAGCCTGGGTTTATG GCGCTGATAATTTCTATGATGCAATTGAAGAGATGATTGGTTACAGACCAAATCCCTGGATGAAGTGGAGCTGGACTGTAGTCACACCTTTTCTGTGTGTG GGATGCTTTGTCTTCTCATTGGTCAAGTACACGCCCTTGAGATACAACAAAGTCTACGAGTACCCGGACTGGTCCATTGGAGTCGGTTGGACCCTCGCCCTCACGTCCATGATCTGCATACCGATGGTGGTTGTGATCAAAATCATTCAATCAGATGGACCCCTCATAGAG AGGATCAAAGCGGTGGCAGCACCCGTGAGGGGAGGAGCCAGTTCTTGTCCCCAAGACTACCAGCCTAAATGCAATGAGCTGGCGCAGCCGCTGGACCCCAACTGGAACGGAGGCTTGACGAAGCCCACCCACACCATCGTAGAGACTATGATGTGA